From Maniola hyperantus chromosome 28, iAphHyp1.2, whole genome shotgun sequence, one genomic window encodes:
- the LOC117994875 gene encoding uncharacterized protein, translated as MKRVKRHKIKQEMPETSTSRFRDQEEHDLAYYIHDRVELMHQVFSVIKPKELKAMAPECVHHISVDDLQELCTEELLGISSKRLCAVLDGAEPPTDTESSSSEHMETISLDSISSDDEILSQHSSKKKHKHRKHKSKNKHKHKNSKTGDKADPEVSNQEERSKASRAGLTVLELLELQARARAIRAQLQQDNTHAPAQPQQAESQTKDETSEDEVEIKEEPAEVVEISSEDEKPNVEDLPAKPPSPSKDQTPGNLKTVTKRVNNLIVTVPHTKQKKIVLNRNKNITTNVTSNRNEVSKPKDSSQDTTTKSKASSTDTATKAKASTSKESTTKTDTQEKTKASEVNNKVQSKPANNKPKQKKKQRKKDKKSDKEEDHDEITLQLSDTEKMDLLEDFDRKNYENFTSSSEDSESSSESESDNDTSQDSTVIGEEKDTNATNTQNDSKPIDSNDVNSEQNNAPVTVEEVSAKPEEVDSTCDKEMLIPEINEQEETNVGKESKEAIIIEDLQPENYPKDTKDTHKNEKSTSPSAVSPVRNSLNNTNANDSDKNVKDCSPSDSSPVLNSSKDTTEYGTQDKSSNIEQDVIQSPIISSDERPIIEIDINKSLNMEVETCESTEEVHTVVESHKDRPQVIESIIIQVRNDNFHEPESKETQQNMRSVIVRVGNDNSESSSENGSRNAKSTKEIRSTVEKVNEGEMRATDKNESTESIEEGEITNTNKELSEGEITENEERETQTNNTKSPEKSEVVCVSDDEGDKRKKKKKKDKKSKKEKKSKKSKSDFREGADQNFFREENNIVVIQEELDEKEQQNNSIVVEIHDGHKEKDIVVIPEETEIDLQEKQIDTIVDDPQEQKIRVEDDIVSLDDDDDDDDDIYEILEISDDSSCYEVEGISVSKEPTAAEIAALSAKIDEINHEDVIVINEEGEDYNEENGENETNLQENKTNEEIDNISWRDRYLGSNKVKRVLTTSNILNALRKKNKELKRKLEESKKKMEQVTEGDKEVLAEISEFVEGSIEHFNTLEGSTKYVDPVVPEVPKESNPEDENKEGKEAEVGIKQVTKEMEKDAKQLLKMYKRLLKYNDINKKKDPTKKKKKKHKKNKEKDTATKEKKLNMNALCSACLSAGRNMFYIQGSDIQQLYTQILNEISISVEMSSCLQVCWECRAVMRRFFKFKAQVQECCTELLGPTHQNTMYKYPKSQLSTKHLHSISYPELLSVKTETDREPLVKHEPDSDTHCEPETFVNDLVLDKNTKGVKEKKTLKKKSKQKVKIKKKKVIKMKESSDAASDLDFDSTENFIEGEREFACAQCEESFVEEKELERHIDSLHTIKKPTKPNGVSRARSKEPLPEKPQCVECGKMFSSRKTYRYHLNVLHRGQNRYPCPRCGKVYQWKSNLGRHMRSHKARDNNELHCSLCDKRFASVATYRQHLRVSRRHVSEKDFTFMCNECGKKFVNKTRLRDHIDWEHLNKIKFRCQLCNKPFKCHTSLYVHMQNVHKNKEKKENLCHVCGKSYPNAAKLKYHIVAMHTSETPYRCAQCGAAFGWYSSLYRHVREVHYKMKLQPNKIRKQKMKKPSDLAAPLQGPS; from the exons ATGAAGCGTGTAAAGCGGCACAAGATAAAGCAAGAGATGCCGGAAACGTCCACGTCTCGTTTCCGCGATCAGGAAGAGCATGATCTTGCGTACTACATCCACGACAGGGTGGAGTTGATGCACCAAGTGTTTTCAGTGATCAAACCCAAGGAGCTGAAGGCTATGGCGCCGGAATGCGTCCACCACATCTCCGTTGATGATTTACAGGAGCTATGCACTGAGGAG CTGCTAGGCATAAGCTCCAAGCGCCTGTGTGCTGTGCTGGACGGAGCAGAGCCCCCCACTGACACAGAGTCCTCCAGCTCGGAGCATATGGAGACCATATCCTTGGACAGCATATCATCAGATGATGAAATTTTGAGCCAGCACAGTTCCAAGAAAAag CACAAGCACAGAAAACACAAATCCAAgaataaacacaaacacaagaACTCCAAAACCGGTGACAAGGCTGACCCCGAAGTCAGCAACCAAGAGGAGCGCTCCAAAGCCAGCCGAGCTGGGCTCACCGTGCTGGAACTGCTGGAGCTGCAAGCCAGAGCCCGAGCTATTAGAGCCCAGTTGCAACAAGATAACACTCATG CACCAGCACAACCGCAGCAAGCCGAGTCACAAACCAAAGATGAGACATCGGAAGACGAGGTGGAGATCAAGGAGGAGCCAGCGGAGGTGGTGGAGATCAGCAGCGAAGATGAGAAGCCCAATGTTGAGGACCTGCCTG ctaAGCCGCCTTCTCCGAGCAAAGACCAGACACCAGGCAATTTAAAAACGGTGACAAAAAGAGTAAACAATTTAATTGTGACAGTACCCCACACTAAACAGAAGAAAATTGTATTGAATCGAAACAAAAATATCACGACAAATGTTACTAGTAATCGTAATGAAGTATCAAAACCAAAAGATAGTAGCCAAGATACTACCACCAAATCAAAAGCTAGTAGCACAGATACTGCTACTAAAGCAAAAGCCAGCACTAGTAAAGAGAGTACTACTAAAACAGATACACAAGAAAAAACCAAAGCATCTGAAGTTAATAATAAAGTACAATCTAAACCAGCTAATAATAAacctaaacaaaaaaagaaGCAGAGGAAAAAAGATAAGAAATCAGATAAAGAGGAAGATCATGATGAAATAACATTACAGTTATCAGATACAGAGAAAATGGATCTTTTAGAAGATTTTGACAGAAAAAACTATGAAAACTTCACCAGTTCCAGCGAAGACTCGGAAAGTAGTTCAGAAAGTGAATCAGATAATGACACGTCACAAGATTCTACTGTAATTGGTGAAGAAAAAGATACTAATGCTACAAATACCCAAAATGATAGCAAGCCAATTGATAGTAATGACGTGAATAGCGAACAAAATAACGCACCTGTGACAGTAGAGGAAGTAAGCGCAAAACCGGAAGAAGTAGATAGTACATGTGACAAGGAAATGCTAATTCCTGAAATTAATGAACAAGAAGAAACTAATGTTGGTAAGGAAAGTAAAGAAGCAATCATAATAGAAGACCTGCAGCCTGAAAATTACCCAAAAGACACTAAAGATActcataaaaatgaaaaatccaCAAGTCCAAGTGCTGTAAGTCCTGTACGAAATTCTCTTAACAACACCAATGCTAATGATTctgataaaaatgtaaaagactGTAGTCCTAGTGATAGCAGTCCTGTACTAAATTCTTCTAAAGACACTACTGAATATGGTACTCAAGACAAAAGTTCGAATATTGAGCAGGATGTGATTCAAAGCCCAATTATCTCTTCAGATGAACGTCCAATTATTGAAATCGATATTAATAAAAGTCTAAATATGGAAGTTGAAACTTGCGAAAGTACGGAAGAAGTACATACAGTAGTTGAAAGCCATAAAGATAGACCTCAAGTAATAGAATCTATTATCATTCAAGTAAGAAATGACAATTTTCATGAACCTGAATCAAAAGAAACACAACAAAATATGAGATCTGTTATTGTTAGAGTTGGAAATGATAATTCCGAATCAAGTAGTGAAAATGGCAGTCGAAATGCAAAAAGTACTAAAGAAATAAGGAGTACAGTGGAGAAAGTAAATGAGGGTGAAATGAGGGccacagacaaaaatgaaagcACAGAGTCGATAGAGGAAGGTGAAATAACAAACACAAACAAAGAGTTATCAGAAGGAGAGATTACAGAAAATGAAGAACGTGagacacagaccaataacaccAAGTCACCTGAAAAGTCAGAAGTGGTTTGTGTGTCAGATGATGAGGGTGATAAGcgtaaaaagaagaaaaagaaagataagaaatctaaaaaggaaaagaaatCTAAGAAATCCAAGTCGGATTTTCGTGAGGGCGCCGATCAAAACTTTTTTAGAGAAGAAAACAATATAGTCGTAATTCAAGAAGAACTTGATGAAAAAGAACAACAAAATAATTCTATAGTTGTTGAAATTCACGATGGGCATAAAGAAAAAGATATAGTTGTTATACCGGAAGAAACGGAAATAGATCTACAAGAAAAACAAATTGATACTATAGTTGATGACCCTCAAGAACAAAAAATACGAGTTGAAGATGATATAGTGTctttagatgatgatgatgatgatgatgatgatatttacgAGATTCTTGAAATTTCCGATGACTCTTCGTGTTATGAAGTCGAAGGTATTTCGGTGTCTAAAGAACCGACGGCTGCCGAAATTGCCGCTTTATCTGCAAAAATAGATGAAATAAACCACGAAGATGTAATTGTTATAAATGAAGAAGGAGAAGACTATAATGAAGAAAATGGAGAGAACGAGACAAATTTACAAGAAAATAAGACTAATGAAGAAATAGACAATATATCATGGCGCGATCGCTATTTAGGCAGCAATAAAGTTAAGAGAGTACTAACTACGTCAAACATATTAAATGCTCTACGGAAAAAGAATAAAGAACTAAAGAGAAAGCTAGAAGAATCTAAAAAGAAGATGGAACAAGTTACAGAAGGTGATAAAGAAGTGTTAGCAGAGATAAGTGAATTCGTAGAAGGTTCCATCGAGCATTTCAATACTTTGGAAGGTTCTACCAAATACGTAGATCCTGTAGTGCCGGAAGTACCAAAAGAGAGTAACCCAGAAGATGAAAATAAAGAAGGAAAAGAAGCAGAAGTGGGAATCAAACAAGTTACGAAGGAAATGGAAAAAGATGCGAAACAGTTGCTGAAAATGTATAAAAGATTACTCAAATACAATGacataaataagaaaaaagatccgaccaaaaagaaaaagaaaaaacataagaaaaataaagaaaaagataCCGCGACGAAAGAAAAA aagttaaatatgAACGCATTATGTTCAGCCTGTTTGAGTGCAGGACGAAATATGTTCTACATTCAAGGCAGCGATATTCAGCAACTTTATACACAAATTCTAAATGAAATATCA ATATCTGTGGAGATGTCATCATGCTTGCAAGTGTGCTGGGAGTGCCGCGCCGTGATGCGTCGCTTCTTCAAGTTCAAGGCACAAGTGCAGGAGTGTTGCACTGAACTATTAGGGCCCACACATCAG AATACGATGTACAAGTACCCCAAATCCCAGCTGTCCACTAAACATCTGCACAGCATCAGCTACCCCGAGCTGCTGAGTGTGAAGACGGAGACGGACAGAGAGCCGCTCGTGAAGCACGAGCCCGATAGTGACACTCACTGCGAGCCCGAGACCTTCGTCAATGACTTGGTGCTGGATAAGAACACCAAGGGTGTGAAGGAGAAGAAG ACGTTAAAGAAGAAATCTAAGCAGAAagtgaaaataaagaaaaagaaagtaatCAAAATGAAAGAAAGTTCAGACGCGGCCAGTGACTTAGACTTTGATTCAACAGAGAACTTCatagagggagagagagagttTGCCTGTGCTCAGTGTGAGGAGAGTTTTGTAGAAGAGAAAGAGTTGGAGCGACACATAGATAGCCTGCATACTATAAAA AAGCCAACAAAGCCCAACGGAGTGTCCCGCGCGCGCAGCAAAGAGCCGCTCCCGGAGAAGCCGCAGTGCGTGGAGTGCGGCAAGATGTTCAGCTCGCGGAAGACTTATAGATACCACTTGAA TGTACTGCACAGAGGACAAAACAGATACCCGTGTCCGCGCTGCGGGAAAGTGTACCAGTggaaatcgaacctgggacGACACATGAGGAGTCATAAG GCGCGCGACAACAACGAGCTGCACTGTAGTCTATGCGACAAGCGCTTCGCGTCCGTCGCGACGTACCGGCAACACTTGCGCGTGTCGCGGCGACACGTCTCGGAAAAGGATTTCac TTTCATGTGCAACGAGTGCGGCAAGAAGTTCGTGAACAAAACCCGACTGCGAGACCACATCGACTGGGAGCATCTCAACAAGATCAAGTTCCGGTGCCAGCTCTGCAACAAG CCGTTCAAGTGCCACACATCCCTGTACGTGCACATGCAGAACGTGCACAAGAACAAGGAGAAGAAGGAGAACCTGTGCCACGTGTGCGGCAAGTCGTATCCG AACGCGGCGAAGCTGAAGTACCACATAGTGGCCATGCACACCAGCGAGACGCCGTACCGCTGCGCGCAGTGCGGCGCCGCCTTCGGCTGGTACTCCTCCCTGTACCGACACGTACGAGAGGTGCACTACAAG ATGAAACTTCAACCTAACAAGATAAGGAAGCAGAAGATGAAGAAGCCGAGCGACCTGGCCGCGCCCTTACAGGGCCCTTCCTAG